The window TTCATATTAAACTGACTTTTCCAACAGTTAGAACCAAACATCAAAAATAGACATTTCTGAAAAGAGGTCAGGCCCCATTTCTTCCTTAAGAGAGATTTTCTAAGCTAATCAGTTTCCGAAAAGATATGTTTGACATATTTGTTTTTTAGACTGTAAATTACGGAGTTCAATATAGGCAAAATCAATATATAGCACACAGAGCTCATCTTGTTAATATCCACTGCAGCAGATACCACTGACCAAAGTTAAAGTATTAGCAGAAACATGTATGATTCCTGTTATCTAACACAATAAATTGAGTTAGTTAATTAACATAAGTGTTTTTGATGGACTTTGAAATAGATCCACTGATATACTTTGTAGCCACATGAGATCAACTCCTGTCCCAGAAAAAAGTAACACATTCTGTTCAGTTACTGTGATCCTGCATACACTAATTTTTTAGATCAGTCTAAAATTTCAGCTGGTGAGGTTCTATAGTTTTTTCACTGGGAAGTGGACAGATCTCTCTGAGATTAGTGGATCATCAGTACTCTTTAAATTTAGaataacacagaataaaaaaaatattttaaatatattctatagTCCATCATCATTTCTACTTGTCAAATTAACAGTGACTTAATTGATTAGAATACTATTGATCAATATTAATAATGACTGAGAAAGATACAACTCTGCAGTACTAGTGCTGGGATGCAAAAAAAATGCAGATGAGGATACTACTATGCTAATAGTGATCAGAGTCAGATGGGAAGGTCAAGTGCCTTTAATATGACAGAAatatggaaaacaaaagaaacatgcATCGATCGCTAACATGTAAAATCTTTCCCAATTTACTTTTCCTTAACATGCACCCCAATAAGCCCTCTTTAATGTGTCTAATGAAACACTGAATCTAGCTAAGAAAAGAGCATCTCAAAGATTTAATCAGGACCCCAAAACTTTCTTGAGAGCTTCTTTCACATCTTTGTTCCTCAAGCTGTAGATCAGAGGGTTCAGCATGGGGATCACTACTGTGTAAAACACTGAAGCCACCTTGTCAGTATCCACACTGTTGACAGAACTGGGCCGGCAGTATGTGAAAAGGATTGTTCCCTGTAAGACAACGATAGCTGTGAGGTGGGAGGCACAGGTGGAGAAGGCTTTGCGCCTTCCCTCTGCGGAGCGCATCCTGAGGATGGTGATGAGAATAAACAAGTAGGAGGTAAAGATGATCACAATGGTGATGATCTCATTGAAAGTGGCCACAATGAATACCATCAGTTCATTTAAGGACACATCATAGCAGGCAAGACGAAGAATCGGGAGTAGGTCACAAAAGAAATGGTTAATCACATTTGAGCTGTAGGATGGAATCTCAAGAGCTAAACACAAGTGGATCAGAGAACACACAATCCCACACAGGTAGCAGCCAGAAACCAGCAGTATTTGGAGTTTCCGGGACATGGTCACCATGTACAGCAGTGGGCTACATATGGCCAAGAAGCGATCATAGGCCATCATGGCCAGCAGAAACACATCAGTGATTGAACATGTGCAAAACATGTAGAATTGTACCATGCATCCAAGGAAAGAGATGGTCTTATCCTTGCTGAAAATATTGAACAGCATCTTTGGCACAATGACCATAGAGTAGCAGAAATCCACAAAGGACAGGTGACTGAGAAAAAAGTACATGGGGGTGTGAAGTCGAGAGCTGATGTGAATCAGTGCGATCATGCCCAGGTTGGCCGAAAGTGTAACTCCATATATGAGAAGGAacagcagggagagaaagacttTCAACTCAGGGACATCTGATAATCCAAGAAGGATGAACTCTGTCACAGTGGTGCAGTTCTCCTCCCCCATTGCCACCACATGTCaagtttagaaaaacaaaagatattttGTGTATGTTCTGAAAtgggaataagaggaaaaaacgGCACATTTATGTTAACTTAAGGGAAACTTTCATACTGATGTTACTGTGTATTTGAAATACAATTAGCAAACAATTCTAAATGTACTGTGTGTCAGCAGATCCCACTTACCAAAGTTAAAGTATTAGCAGAAACATGTATGATTCCTGTTATCTAACACAATAAATTGAGTTAGTGAGTTAACATAAGTGTTTCTG is drawn from Saccopteryx leptura isolate mSacLep1 chromosome 1, mSacLep1_pri_phased_curated, whole genome shotgun sequence and contains these coding sequences:
- the LOC136388662 gene encoding olfactory receptor 5L1-like → MGEENCTTVTEFILLGLSDVPELKVFLSLLFLLIYGVTLSANLGMIALIHISSRLHTPMYFFLSHLSFVDFCYSMVIVPKMLFNIFSKDKTISFLGCMVQFYMFCTCSITDVFLLAMMAYDRFLAICSPLLYMVTMSRKLQILLVSGCYLCGIVCSLIHLCLALEIPSYSSNVINHFFCDLLPILRLACYDVSLNELMVFIVATFNEIITIVIIFTSYLFILITILRMRSAEGRRKAFSTCASHLTAIVVLQGTILFTYCRPSSVNSVDTDKVASVFYTVVIPMLNPLIYSLRNKDVKEALKKVLGS